A stretch of the Malus sylvestris chromosome 10, drMalSylv7.2, whole genome shotgun sequence genome encodes the following:
- the LOC126587706 gene encoding coatomer subunit alpha-1-like → MGLTRGPPALVFKFSELEEKLKAGYKATTQGKFADALRLLLGILHTIPLIVVDSRREVDEVKELIIIVKEYVLGLKMEIKRKELKGDPVRQQELAAYFTHCNLQMPHLRLALLNAMSVCYKAGNLNTAANFARRLLETNTTVENHAKTARQILQAAEKNMTDATQLNYDFRNPFVVCGAAYVPIYRGQKDVSCPYCSSRFVPNQEGKLCTVCDLSVVGSDASGLLCCPTQIR, encoded by the coding sequence ATGGGCTTAACAAGGGGTCCTCCTGCTCTTGTATTTAAATTCTCAGAGCTAGAAGAGAAGCTTAAGGCGGGTTACAAGGCCACAACCCAAGGGAAATTTGCTGATGCTTTACGTCTTCTCCTTGGTATTCTGCATACTATTCCTCTGATCGTAGTTGATTCAAGGAGAGAGGTTGATGAAGTAAAAGAATTAATTATCATTGTAAAGGAGTATGTTCTGGGTTTGAAGATGGAGATTAAGAGGAAGGAACTTAAAGGTGATCCAGTTCGCCAACAGGAGCTAGCGGCTTACTTCACCCACTGCAACCTTCAGATGCCTCACTTGAGACTTGCATTACTAAATGCCATGAGTGTTTGCTATAAGGCTGGTAATCTCAACACGGCAGCTAACTTTGCCAGGCGACTTTTGGAGACCAATACCACTGTTGAAAACCATGCAAAGACTGCAAGACAAATCCTGCAAGCTGCCGAAAAGAACATGACTGATGCAACCCAGCTAAACTATGATTTCAGAAACCCATTTGTGGTTTGTGGGGCAGCATATGTTCCTATTTACCGTGGACAAAAGGATGTGTCATGCCCGTACTGCAGTTCTCGGTTTGTTCCCAACCAGGAAGGGAAGCTTTGTACTGTTTGTGATCTTTCAGTGGTTGGATCAGATGCATCTGGTTTGCTCTGTTGTCCCACCCAGATAAGATGA